The Fibrobacter sp. genomic sequence ATGTTTCTCCTTCACCCTTTTGTGCTTTCGCGGACCTTCTCAATGACCTCCTCGGGTGTTATAAAGTTCAAGACGCTGTATGCCGTCATTTCGTTTCCCATGTCCTTGAAACTTGCACCAAAGTGATACACGGTGTCATCGATGAGCAAGAACCGGTCGTGGACCGTGCGCATGGTCTTCAGTTCCAGTCCGGGATACTGCCTTTTATGTAAGTCTGCAGCGGCCCTGAATTCGGGCGTGATTCTCGGGGAGTAGATTGTCGCCAAGACACCCCTCGCCCGCACGGCAGCGAATTTCAGGACATCGACCGTGGCAAACGGGTCGATGAATATGACGGAACGCTTCGCCGACTTCACAAGGTCCGTAATTAGTGCGAATCCGTCGAATCGCGTCCCGCTTGCAAGAATGCCCCCTGTGGGAGTTTGTGAAGCTTTCACAAAGAAGTCGATATGCTGCTCGACTGCGGAGAGTCGCGTATCAACATTTGTGAGTTTAGCGCCTTGGCCCTCAATGAGTTGCCGCTGTTCGTGCAAGCGGTCTGCAATTTGCAAATCAGTCGCAATTTTACGTTGGTTTACGGCGTAGCCCTTGAGTATGTAGTCTTTCAGGACTTGATTCGCCCAGCGGCGGAATTTGACTCCATTTGCCGATTTGACACGATAGCCGACGGATAAAATCAAATCTAAGTCGTAATGTTCAACCTGATATGTTTTCCCGTCGTCGGCAGTTGTCGCAAATTTTGCGACAACTGAGTCTTGGCACTCTTCTTTCAACGCATTGGCAATATGTTTGCCGATTGTTTTGATATCACGGTTGAACAAAACTGCTAGCTGCTGGCGATTGAGCCACACGGTCTCGTTTTCTACACGTACCTCTAGCCGTACTTCGCCTTCCGGCTGGTAAAGTACGATTTCGCCCTTGTTCTCTCCCATAGTTATCCTATGGAACGCATGCCCCTTGCGGGCCCCTGTCGGGGGATATGGAAAAGGTCGGGAAT encodes the following:
- a CDS encoding virulence RhuM family protein gives rise to the protein MGENKGEIVLYQPEGEVRLEVRVENETVWLNRQQLAVLFNRDIKTIGKHIANALKEECQDSVVAKFATTADDGKTYQVEHYDLDLILSVGYRVKSANGVKFRRWANQVLKDYILKGYAVNQRKIATDLQIADRLHEQRQLIEGQGAKLTNVDTRLSAVEQHIDFFVKASQTPTGGILASGTRFDGFALITDLVKSAKRSVIFIDPFATVDVLKFAAVRARGVLATIYSPRITPEFRAAADLHKRQYPGLELKTMRTVHDRFLLIDDTVYHFGASFKDMGNEMTAYSVLNFITPEEVIEKVRESTKG